TACTGTCCTTTTGCAATTCATCTTCAATATTAGTGCGGATAATCCGAATCTGGTCGGTACTAATCATATTTTCCTTTAATGATAGCTTTTTTCCCCATCTATTTTTAAACACGTACTTCCCTCCTACTTTTCGATTTCACCGTTCTTCTCCCTTGAGTTCGTTCATCTATAAGTATAGGTACTCTCATCTTTTGCTTTAAATTGATCGTCCCCAACACCGGCAAGCCTATCAACTCTTCCACTTCTTTGGAATGTTTGATGGCATCATCCAGATCTTCCCGCAACATGGCTACCCCTACACCTAAAAACATGCTTACAACAAAACCAATTCCTAAATTCAGGGCAAGACTACCAACTTCTTCAGGTTCGATATCGGTTGCATTTAACACTTGCACATCCCCAACATTGAAGGACTCCATCATAAACGTCACTGCTGTCGAAGAAATATTTTGTGCGATTTCCTTGGCCACATCAGGATCATGGTCCCTTACAAGGATATTAATGATTTGTGAGTTTTTATTATTTTGCAAAGAAACTTCTTCTTCTAAATCGGTTGTAATATTCATTTTAGTTTTCACTTCATTTAATACAATCGGGCTCTTTAACAGGTCCATGGTCGAAGCCAAAAGCATACTTATTTCCCCTTGTCCCGCTCCCTGACCAGCACCTGTCCCCTCAAGCTTCCCGACAAGTATGGTGGAAGTAGCTTCATAGGTGGGTTTGATAATAAATAAACAAGCAATAATCGTGAATAAAAAGAAACATAAGAAAGTGAGAGTAATAGTTTTGAAACGACGCTTTAAAACTTGAAGAAACTTTTTAATATTCATTCTATCGTCCATGATATCCTCCTTCTGCCTCTAGCCTTAAGCCTATCTTATGGAATCACTATATCCAGGGGTTTTGATTTTAATTCTCTATAAAGAACGAAAGATTAAAAAAAATATTTAACATACGCACTTTCCTCCCTTACCACCTCACTTTTGTTCACTATAAAGAATTTATTTATTTGATTATACTACACATATTAAAGAAATAACATTAATGCGAATACTTTTTTCAAAAAAACTTTTCTTTCTAACATTGATTGTTCTTTTTCTTTTAAAGAAGGATATCCACTCAATTGAAAAGAATAACTGTAAGAGAAGCTTCTATATAGAGGAGAAATTATGCCTAAGACTATTTATCTACTACTTATAACTATTTCTATTTTAACAGGGTGCTCTACCCCTACCGCTCAGAAGGATACACCAATAAAAGAGAGTCCGCCAATTGTAAAGTCTGTCGACATTGAATCTCCTGAAACTTTTACTCTAGACATGGAGGAATGGCTCCTCCCAAAGAAAAATTCAAGAGTTAGAGGTGCCCCTATCACACATGTCATGCTACATTTTACAAACAACGCGCTCCGTGCTCCACAGGACCCTTATAATATCGAGGAAGTCTATTCACTTTTTGAAGAGTATGAGGTGTCTGCTCATTATATGATAGACAGGGATGGCGAAATCTACCTCCTGGTGCCGGAAGAACGTGCAGCCTTTCATGCCGGAAAAGGGCATTTATTAAACTACCAAAATTATGAGAGTGGTCTGAACGACTATTCGATCGGGATAGAATTGCTGGCTGTGGGGACTAGTGAAGAGATGCTTTCAATAATGCCAGCTGAGATATATGATTCCATTTCTCCTTCCGACATAGGGTACACAGATGCTCAGTATGCTTCATTGAAAGAGTTATTGGATGATATTTTACACCGAAATCCATTAATCAAGAGCGACCGTGAACATATAATTGGTCATGACGAATATGCTCCTGTCCGGAAAAGCGACCCTGGTGATTTGTTTGATTGGTCTAGAATAGGATATTAATTTCACAAAAAAGAGACCAGGCTAATGGTCTCTTTTCAACTTTCATTCACATACTAATATCTCTCTTGTAAAATAGCCTTTTTGGGTTTCACAGCGATCGATAATGGTGAACCCCGCTTCCTTCACCATGTCATCCATTGTCTCTATAGTGATGACGACGACTTTCTTTGCAAAACGGCGTGCATGCTTCAAGATGGATAATTGGTCTTCCGGAGTGGCATGGGTATAAAGATTATATGGCATATCAATAACTGCCACATCATAATTATCCGTTACTTCCGAAATTGGTCCGAGCGTGACCTTACCTTTAAGGCCGAAATGTTCAATATTCTCCCTTGAACCGTCTACCACAAGCGGGTTTATGTCTCTTCCATCCATATCAATCCCCATAGATAATGCTTCAACAAGTACCGTTCCTATCCCACAGCAAGGATCGATGGCGTTTATCCCCTCAGGATCCGGGACGGCTATATTGGATACAGCCCTTGCCACGCGGGTACTTAAAGCAGTTGAATATTCCCTGGGCTTTTTCGTATGCTGAAGCCATACCGCTTCACTTTTTAGATAATGACCGAAATACCAGCGTTCACCGACAATGGCCATCCCGAAAATGTGATCTGGTTGATGAACATCCGCCTCGCCTTCAATCACCCACCCGATGGCACGTTCGATATCACGACGTTCTTGATATTCAATGGTTTCAGGAGCTTTCCTGTCATTTATTTTAGAGAATATAACCTTGAAAGTTTGGTCTCCCATCTTAATATCCTTCACTTGATCAATTAGTTCCTGCAGTGCAGCCCCTTCATACATCACTTCAATTCTTTCACGGATAAAAGGGCTTCTGCTCGCATCAATCTTTATGTTGCTTTTAATAATGTTATCATCTGTTGCCTTGCCGAAAAAAGATCGCATCTCCAAATGGCACAGGGAACGCTCTTCCTTGCTGTATGCATACGTATATATATACGTTGGTTTCTTTTGCTCTGTCAATCATTTTACTCCTCTGTTTGCCCCGACCTTGATTTTACAAGATCTATCAGCCTATTTAGTTCCCCTGGGTTAAATCCTTTTACCGCCTCATCACCCACAGCCGTAACCGGAATACCCATGAATCCGAATTTCTCCACTTCCTGTTGGTATTCCCTGTTTGCTAGTAAATCTCTCACCTCAAACGCTACCTGATGCTCTTTTAGAAATTCCTTTACCAATTCACACTCTCTGCAACCTGGTGCTGAGTAGACGATAAGTTGTTTGTTCATGTAAGA
This window of the Sutcliffiella horikoshii genome carries:
- a CDS encoding YveK family protein, with amino-acid sequence MDDRMNIKKFLQVLKRRFKTITLTFLCFFLFTIIACLFIIKPTYEATSTILVGKLEGTGAGQGAGQGEISMLLASTMDLLKSPIVLNEVKTKMNITTDLEEEVSLQNNKNSQIINILVRDHDPDVAKEIAQNISSTAVTFMMESFNVGDVQVLNATDIEPEEVGSLALNLGIGFVVSMFLGVGVAMLREDLDDAIKHSKEVEELIGLPVLGTINLKQKMRVPILIDERTQGRRTVKSKSRREVRV
- a CDS encoding N-acetylmuramoyl-L-alanine amidase; translation: MPKTIYLLLITISILTGCSTPTAQKDTPIKESPPIVKSVDIESPETFTLDMEEWLLPKKNSRVRGAPITHVMLHFTNNALRAPQDPYNIEEVYSLFEEYEVSAHYMIDRDGEIYLLVPEERAAFHAGKGHLLNYQNYESGLNDYSIGIELLAVGTSEEMLSIMPAEIYDSISPSDIGYTDAQYASLKELLDDILHRNPLIKSDREHIIGHDEYAPVRKSDPGDLFDWSRIGY
- a CDS encoding TRM11 family SAM-dependent methyltransferase, giving the protein MTEQKKPTYIYTYAYSKEERSLCHLEMRSFFGKATDDNIIKSNIKIDASRSPFIRERIEVMYEGAALQELIDQVKDIKMGDQTFKVIFSKINDRKAPETIEYQERRDIERAIGWVIEGEADVHQPDHIFGMAIVGERWYFGHYLKSEAVWLQHTKKPREYSTALSTRVARAVSNIAVPDPEGINAIDPCCGIGTVLVEALSMGIDMDGRDINPLVVDGSRENIEHFGLKGKVTLGPISEVTDNYDVAVIDMPYNLYTHATPEDQLSILKHARRFAKKVVVITIETMDDMVKEAGFTIIDRCETQKGYFTREILVCE
- a CDS encoding glutaredoxin family protein codes for the protein MNKQLIVYSAPGCRECELVKEFLKEHQVAFEVRDLLANREYQQEVEKFGFMGIPVTAVGDEAVKGFNPGELNRLIDLVKSRSGQTEE